One part of the Syntrophomonadaceae bacterium genome encodes these proteins:
- a CDS encoding corrinoid protein: protein MPVLEDIKQAVIDGNAPKMKAITERALAEGISINDIINEGLIGGMSYIGVKFKNNEVYVPEVLIAARAMHAGMGVIKPLLTGENFQSKGTFVIGTVKGDLHDIGKNLVIMMMEGAGFKVVDLGIDVPTEKFIQAIEEHKPQIVGLSALLTTTMVQMKNTIQELKPYRNEIKVMIGGAPVTQKFADEIGADAYAPDAATAVELATDLLAS, encoded by the coding sequence ATACCAGTGTTGGAAGATATCAAGCAAGCAGTGATTGACGGGAACGCTCCCAAGATGAAAGCTATTACTGAAAGAGCACTGGCCGAAGGAATCAGTATTAATGACATCATCAACGAAGGCTTAATCGGCGGGATGAGCTATATCGGTGTCAAGTTTAAAAACAACGAAGTATATGTGCCCGAGGTCTTGATTGCCGCCAGGGCAATGCATGCAGGCATGGGTGTGATTAAGCCCTTGTTAACTGGTGAAAATTTTCAATCTAAAGGCACCTTCGTAATCGGCACCGTAAAAGGTGATCTCCACGACATCGGCAAGAACCTGGTGATCATGATGATGGAAGGCGCCGGCTTTAAGGTAGTTGACCTGGGGATAGATGTACCAACGGAAAAGTTTATTCAAGCGATCGAGGAGCACAAACCCCAAATTGTCGGGCTTTCAGCCTTGTTGACCACAACCATGGTCCAGATGAAAAACACCATTCAAGAACTGAAGCCTTACCGCAATGAAATCAAGGTGATGATCGGCGGAGCGCCGGTTACCCAAAAGTTTGCCGATGAAATCGGAGCCGATGCCTATGCCCCCGATGCGGCCACAGCTGTAGAACTGGCGACAGATCTACTGGCTTCATAG
- a CDS encoding TRAP transporter small permease subunit, with amino-acid sequence MGYFFRLVDMTNELVGKLMSIIVVATVLIITFGVIMRYIFKSPIPVVFELTIYPLAAVYALSTGYALLHNAHVNVDAIIHRLSPRHRLILAFATFPVFLVFCAALIWSGFPWAWHSFLINETSGSSWSLKLYPYKFALPIGAVLLLLQGTVNLIRQMDLTKKASK; translated from the coding sequence ATGGGGTATTTTTTTCGCCTCGTAGATATGACAAACGAATTGGTCGGCAAATTGATGAGCATCATCGTTGTTGCAACAGTGTTGATTATTACTTTTGGAGTGATCATGCGGTATATTTTTAAGTCACCTATTCCGGTAGTTTTTGAGTTAACCATATATCCTCTTGCAGCAGTATATGCACTTTCGACTGGTTACGCACTTCTCCACAACGCCCATGTAAATGTCGACGCAATAATCCACAGATTATCGCCTAGACACAGACTTATACTGGCCTTTGCGACCTTTCCGGTTTTTTTGGTTTTTTGTGCTGCGCTGATTTGGAGCGGATTCCCGTGGGCATGGCATTCGTTTTTAATAAATGAAACAAGCGGGTCGTCGTGGAGCCTAAAATTATACCCATATAAGTTTGCACTGCCAATTGGAGCAGTATTGTTGCTCCTTCAAGGTACGGTTAACTTGATCCGTCAGATGGATCTAACTAAGAAAGCTTCAAAATAA
- a CDS encoding uroporphyrinogen decarboxylase, producing MGALTPRERVRRALSFQEPDRVPTDVGTSAATGITLGAYEQLKQYLKMPDATGSVNHLMFQTVTADHRVLERLGVDFRPVYYRPPAENKGIWGPDDTFVTEWGFTVKRPEGGLYYDIIKSPLLEAEIEDLDRYPWPDPHDPGRIAGVAKEAKELYEQTDYAIFGPGMEGGFFELSWYLRGIERFFMDLIENKEFVHALFRKLLDYRKALLGRYLDAAGKYLDVVYYGDDIAMQTGPLMSLGLYRELVKPYQKELFSFIKEKTEAKLFYHTCGSVVKYLDDLIEIGVDIINPVQVSAKDMDTARLKQSYGHRLVFWGGIDTQHVLPFGTEEEVEEEVKRRIKDLAPGGGYVLGPVHNVQPDVPPQNLVRVFQAASQYGVYHR from the coding sequence ATGGGAGCACTAACCCCGCGGGAACGGGTCCGGCGGGCACTAAGTTTCCAGGAGCCTGACCGGGTTCCCACCGATGTGGGAACCAGTGCAGCGACAGGGATCACCCTGGGGGCTTATGAGCAATTAAAGCAGTATCTAAAGATGCCTGATGCTACTGGGAGCGTAAATCACTTGATGTTTCAGACGGTAACGGCAGATCACCGGGTGCTGGAAAGGCTGGGAGTGGATTTCCGTCCGGTATACTATCGCCCGCCTGCCGAAAACAAGGGTATTTGGGGGCCTGATGACACTTTTGTCACAGAATGGGGGTTTACTGTCAAACGGCCTGAAGGCGGCCTGTATTATGACATTATTAAAAGCCCATTGCTAGAGGCAGAAATAGAAGACCTGGACAGGTATCCCTGGCCGGATCCCCATGACCCAGGCCGGATCGCCGGAGTGGCTAAAGAGGCCAAGGAACTCTACGAGCAGACAGATTATGCAATATTTGGCCCGGGCATGGAAGGCGGATTTTTCGAGCTTTCCTGGTATTTAAGAGGAATAGAGCGCTTTTTTATGGACCTAATCGAAAACAAAGAGTTTGTCCACGCCCTGTTCCGGAAGCTTTTGGATTATCGCAAGGCTTTATTGGGACGTTATCTTGATGCAGCAGGAAAATACCTGGATGTAGTGTATTACGGGGACGACATCGCCATGCAGACCGGCCCTTTGATGTCTTTAGGGCTCTACCGGGAGCTGGTCAAGCCCTATCAAAAAGAGCTGTTCAGTTTTATTAAAGAAAAGACCGAGGCCAAGCTCTTCTACCACACCTGTGGCAGCGTGGTAAAGTACTTGGACGATCTGATCGAGATCGGGGTTGATATCATTAACCCCGTTCAGGTCAGCGCCAAGGATATGGATACTGCCAGGTTAAAGCAAAGCTATGGCCATCGGCTGGTATTCTGGGGCGGGATCGATACCCAGCATGTCTTGCCTTTTGGTACAGAAGAAGAAGTAGAGGAAGAGGTAAAAAGGCGGATTAAAGACCTGGCTCCGGGCGGCGGCTATGTCTTGGGGCCTGTGCATAACGTCCAGCCTGACGTGCCTCCCCAGAACCTGGTGCGAGTTTTCCAGGCCGCCAGCCAGTACGGTGTTTATCATAGATAG
- the dctP gene encoding TRAP transporter substrate-binding protein DctP, which produces MSKPEKRKYMLALLLMVLLTVVFFSAGCAPRDQKAAEGPPAPAQKEKHTWEMQSWTWPGLEPKHSIVHDFAKRVYEASGGRLEIIMHPREAVVPGWEATEAVGRGILDMSFEWPGVMAGRWGDVGFNLFSPPPMSLREGWQVTSWFYDWGVLDIMREAFAKHNVYVAGITFWQQESLHSKKPIRGIADLRGVKVRTPPGITSDFFRALGASPVVLPPPEIYSSLDRGVIDAAEWVTPVGNFASGFQEVTEYVLWPSPHQEFATVYVAVNMDSWNALSPELKAIFKGALAEFSWRHAYEPYLADYQTIKKYIAAGNEHIQWSDAELKKARIIARDLWRSYGKQSPLAAKLVEKLESYLKTIGEMPE; this is translated from the coding sequence ATGAGTAAACCTGAAAAAAGAAAATATATGTTAGCTTTATTGTTAATGGTTTTGTTAACAGTAGTGTTTTTTAGTGCAGGCTGTGCACCCAGAGATCAGAAAGCTGCGGAAGGACCACCAGCACCAGCTCAAAAAGAGAAACATACCTGGGAAATGCAGTCTTGGACTTGGCCTGGCTTGGAACCTAAGCATAGTATAGTCCATGATTTTGCCAAAAGAGTGTACGAGGCATCTGGTGGTCGCCTTGAAATCATCATGCATCCACGGGAAGCGGTTGTGCCGGGTTGGGAGGCTACTGAAGCAGTAGGAAGGGGCATATTAGACATGTCCTTTGAGTGGCCAGGAGTTATGGCAGGGAGATGGGGGGATGTAGGCTTTAATCTTTTTTCGCCTCCTCCCATGTCCCTCCGAGAAGGTTGGCAGGTAACTTCCTGGTTTTACGACTGGGGTGTGCTAGATATAATGCGGGAAGCATTCGCTAAACACAATGTTTATGTTGCTGGTATAACCTTTTGGCAACAAGAGAGCTTACATTCCAAAAAGCCAATTCGAGGAATCGCAGATCTACGAGGAGTAAAAGTCAGAACCCCTCCAGGCATAACTTCGGACTTTTTTAGAGCGTTGGGAGCCTCTCCAGTTGTTTTGCCTCCGCCTGAAATTTATTCATCATTGGATAGAGGGGTAATTGACGCTGCTGAGTGGGTAACTCCAGTCGGAAACTTTGCCTCAGGTTTCCAAGAAGTGACTGAATACGTGCTTTGGCCATCACCACATCAAGAATTTGCTACTGTATATGTAGCAGTAAACATGGATTCCTGGAATGCATTATCTCCTGAACTCAAAGCTATATTTAAGGGAGCTTTAGCGGAGTTTTCCTGGAGGCATGCATACGAACCTTATTTAGCGGATTATCAAACAATTAAGAAATATATTGCAGCAGGAAATGAACATATTCAGTGGTCTGATGCAGAATTAAAAAAGGCACGAATAATTGCCAGAGATTTATGGCGTTCTTATGGTAAACAAAGCCCACTTGCAGCAAAATTGGTAGAAAAGCTTGAGTCATATCTGAAAACGATCGGAGAAATGCCTGAATAG